The following coding sequences lie in one Apium graveolens cultivar Ventura chromosome 1, ASM990537v1, whole genome shotgun sequence genomic window:
- the LOC141674203 gene encoding peptidyl-prolyl cis-trans isomerase-like translates to MNTGRKGAENGSHFIISTKDSPFLKENLPNVFGQVVSGLDVLNAITTTPTASSKPIKPVIIADCGQLINGKAYGQNMTPEVFFDIAIGGTSSGRIIMKLFYDTTPITAQNFRALCTGNKGISKISGKPYKGSTFHRIIPGVMCHGGNFTLHDGSGGESVYGSDKFLSENFVKKHTGPGILSMVNTEKGADGSQFFICTTKTDWLDGKQVAFGQVVQGMHVIEAMEGVGLPDGLTTMPVTIVDCGETNFDYPVEDEEELCYI, encoded by the coding sequence ATGAACACTGGAAGAAAAGGAGCAGAAAACGGATCGCACTTCATCATTTCCACCAAGGACAGTCCTTTCCTAAAAGAAAATCTTCCAAATGTATTTGGACAAGTTGTCAGCGGCTTGGATGTGCTGAATGCTATCACTACTACTCCCACAGCCTCTTCTAAACCTATCAAACCGGTGATCATAGCAGACTGTGGGCAGCTCATCAATGGAAAGGCTTATGGGCAGAACATGACTCCTGAGGTTTTCTTTGATATTGCAATAGGTGGCACATCATCTGGTCGTATTATAATGAAACTTTTTTATGATACTACTCCAATCACTGCTCAAAACTTCCGCGCACTTTGCACTGGAAATAAGGGAATTAGCAAGATATCAGGCAAACCCTACAAAGGATCCACTTTTCACCGAATTATTCCGGGAGTCATGTGCCATGGAGGGAATTTCACTCTTCACGATGGAAGTGGAGGAGAGTCTGTTTATGGTTCTGacaagtttctttctgagaatTTCGTAAAAAAACATACTGGTCCTGGAATTTTATCAATGGTAAATACGGAAAAGGGAGCTGATGGATCCCAGTTCTTCATTTGTACAACAAAGACGGATTGGTTGGATGGGAAACAAGTTGCTTTTGGACAAGTTGTACAAGGTATGCATGTCATTGAAGCCATGGAAGGTGTTGGATTGCCGGATGGATTGACCACTATGCCGGTTACAATTGTTGATTGTGGTGAGACCAATTTTGATTATCCTGTTGAAGACGAGGAGGAGCTATGTTATATTTGA